In one Poecilia reticulata strain Guanapo linkage group LG8, Guppy_female_1.0+MT, whole genome shotgun sequence genomic region, the following are encoded:
- the LOC103469473 gene encoding zinc finger and SCAN domain-containing protein 21-like: protein MTKLQLLSAYLTERLTAVVKEVLDVVEDTVAQYREETARTRRENESLRRQLRDILLLEAETEWLRSTQAGLGFVPAEQQPSDLKPRALLEEPDSSLTQFRPPPASVQLLSVPKEATSAPTQLRPAELWDQTPKPDPLPEAFRRTSPLLAHLPLNPPRIHADGPAAREEPQAPAPAPAPARVKAEPEEASKERAAESVNAHVESGFDYTSEKEKLPADQQDASRTGPSSQETRPPEDAAVAALIPELVHRCPRCGEAFSHSAGLRLHLEQKRKTYACDWCCKSFAQSADLRRHLRTHTGERPHRCTFCSKSFSQRGNLRRHLRIHTGERPYSCPFCCRTFSDGDTMKKHKRTHSGEKPYRCGRCAKTFTSASGLQLHLRRDLCYGASA from the exons ATGACcaaactgcagctgctcagcGCCTACCTGACGGAGCGGCTCACCGCCGTGGTGAAGGAGGTTCTGGACGTGGTGGAGGACACGGTGGCCCAGTACCGGGAGGAGACGGCCAGAACCCGGCGGGAGAACGAGAGTCTGCGGAGGCAGCTGCGGGACATCCTGCTGCTGGAGGCCGAGACCGAGTGGCTGA ggTCGACCCAGGCCGGTTTGGGTTTCGtacctgcagagcagcagcctAGTGACCTGAAACCCAGAGCCCTCCTAGAGGAGCCAGACTCCTCCCTGACCCAGTTCAGACCTCCTCCGGCTTCAGTCCAACTTCTGTCGGTTCCGAAAGAAGCGACATCGGCACCGACCCAGCTCCGGCCCGCAGAACTCTGGGATCAGACACCGAAACCCGACCCGCTGCCGGAGGCGTTCCGGAGGACGTCTCCTCTCCTGGCTCATCTGCCCCTGAATCCTCCCCGGATCCACGCTGACGGGCCGGCGGCGAGGGAGGAGCCACAGGCCCCGGCACCGGCACCGGCACCGGCACGGGTCAAAGCCGAACCCGAAGAAGCAAGCAAAGAGAGAGCAGCTGAGTCTGTGAACGCTCATGTTGAGTCGGGCTTTGACTACACGTCTGAGAAAGAGAAGCTGCCGGCGGATCAGCAGGACGCCTCCAGAACCGGGCCGTCCTCTCAGGAGACCCGGCCGCCTGAAGACGCCGCGGTCGCAGCCCTCATCCCTGAGCTCGTACACCGCTGCCCCCGCTGCGGCGAGGCGTTCAGTCACAGCGCGGGGCTCCGCCTCCATCTGGAGCAGAAGAGGAAGACCTACGCCTGCGACTGGTGCTGCAAGTCCTTCGCCCAGTCGGCCGATCTGCGGCGCCACCTGCGCACCCACACGGGCGAGCGGCCGCACCGCTGCACCTTCTGCTCCAAGAGCTTCAGCCAGAGAGGGAACCTGCGGCGACACCTGCGGATCCACACCGGCGAGCGTCCGTACAGCTGCCCCTTCTGCTGCCGCACCTTCAGCGACGGAGACACCATGAAGAAGCACAAACGCACACACTCCGGGGAGAAACCGTACCGCTGCGGCCGCTGCGCCAAGACCTTCACCAGCGCCAGCGGCCTGCAGCTGCACCTCAGGAGGGACCTGTGCTATGGAGCCAGCGCCTGA